From Azospirillum humicireducens, a single genomic window includes:
- a CDS encoding imelysin family protein produces MSKRAAGLAAVAVVALMPFAAQAAAPAYKDVAKTYADIAHAAYEDATNGAKALKKAVDALVANPTEETLAKARETWKAARIPYMQTEAFRFGNPIVDAWEGKVNAWPLDEGLIDYVDDGYAGGESNPYAKANVIANPKITAGGKTINASKITKGLLADKLHEAGKVEANVATGYHAVEFLLWGQDLHGTGPGAGERKATDYAKGKACTNGHCDRRAQYLTVATQMLVDDLAEMTAEWAPKGKARASIAKAPEGEGIARMLTGLGSLSYGELAGERMKLGLMLHDPEEEHDCFSDNTHNSHYYDEVGMVNVYNGSYKRTDGKTVSGASLSQLVAAKSADADAAVKTAMAETMKAMQAIKDTADSGKMAYDQMIAADNEVGNKLVATAVDRLVDQKKALEGAVSTLGVSISVQGSDSLDDPSKVGK; encoded by the coding sequence ATGTCGAAGCGCGCTGCCGGCCTTGCCGCCGTAGCCGTCGTTGCCCTGATGCCGTTCGCCGCCCAGGCGGCGGCGCCGGCCTATAAGGACGTGGCGAAGACCTACGCCGACATTGCCCATGCCGCCTACGAGGACGCCACCAACGGCGCCAAGGCATTGAAGAAGGCGGTGGACGCCCTGGTCGCCAACCCGACCGAGGAGACGCTGGCGAAGGCGCGCGAGACCTGGAAGGCTGCCCGCATTCCCTACATGCAGACGGAGGCCTTCCGCTTCGGCAATCCGATCGTCGATGCCTGGGAAGGCAAGGTCAATGCATGGCCGCTGGACGAGGGACTGATCGACTATGTCGACGACGGCTATGCCGGCGGCGAGAGCAATCCCTACGCCAAGGCCAACGTCATCGCCAACCCGAAGATCACGGCCGGCGGCAAGACGATCAACGCCTCGAAGATCACCAAGGGTCTGCTGGCCGACAAGCTGCACGAGGCCGGCAAGGTCGAGGCGAACGTCGCCACCGGCTACCACGCCGTCGAATTCCTGCTGTGGGGCCAGGATCTGCATGGCACCGGTCCCGGTGCGGGCGAACGCAAGGCCACCGACTACGCCAAGGGCAAGGCCTGCACAAACGGCCATTGCGACCGCCGCGCCCAGTATCTGACCGTTGCCACCCAGATGCTGGTCGACGACCTCGCCGAGATGACGGCGGAGTGGGCGCCGAAGGGCAAGGCCCGCGCCTCCATCGCCAAGGCCCCGGAGGGCGAGGGCATCGCCCGCATGCTGACCGGCCTGGGTTCGCTCAGCTACGGCGAGCTGGCGGGCGAGCGCATGAAGCTCGGCCTGATGCTGCATGATCCGGAGGAGGAGCATGACTGCTTCTCCGACAACACCCACAACTCGCACTATTACGACGAAGTCGGCATGGTGAACGTCTACAACGGCAGCTACAAGCGCACCGACGGCAAGACCGTCTCCGGCGCATCGCTGTCGCAGCTGGTCGCCGCCAAGTCCGCCGACGCCGACGCCGCGGTGAAGACCGCCATGGCCGAGACCATGAAGGCGATGCAGGCGATCAAGGACACCGCCGACAGCGGCAAGATGGCCTACGACCAGATGATCGCCGCCGACAACGAGGTGGGCAACAAGCTGGTGGCCACCGCCGTCGACCGTCTTGTCGACCAGAAGAAGGCGCTGGAAGGCGCCGTCAGCACCTTGGGCGTCTCCATCAGCGTCCAGGGTTCCGACAGCCTCGACGATCCGTCGAAGGTCGGCAAGTAA
- a CDS encoding LysR family transcriptional regulator, with translation MSGWDGIDEFVAVAEAGSFSRAAERLRVSSSHVSRSVARLEDRLQARLFYRTTRKVSLTESGHAFLARCRRLAEQREEAFLAVGALQGGSDAEVKGMLRMTCSTAYGEQFVMPLINDLMERHPQLSIEVELTNRQLDLVQEGYDLAIRLGRLSESSMVATRIAPRVMHLCASPAYLERHGVPHGLATLASHQCLIGTSDHWLFDDNGQDWLFRPRGRWRCNSGFSVLDAALRGFGLCQLPDYYVRGPVAEGRLVSLLDRHRPPNTAVWAVYPQKRHVPSKVHAAIRHLKEGLARRAEYR, from the coding sequence ATGAGCGGCTGGGACGGCATCGACGAATTCGTGGCGGTGGCCGAAGCCGGCAGCTTTTCACGCGCTGCTGAACGGCTGCGCGTTTCCTCGTCGCATGTCAGCCGCAGCGTGGCGCGGCTGGAGGACAGGCTGCAGGCCCGACTCTTCTACCGCACCACCCGCAAGGTCAGCCTGACGGAGAGCGGCCACGCCTTTCTCGCCCGTTGCCGGCGGCTGGCAGAGCAGCGCGAAGAGGCGTTTCTGGCCGTGGGCGCGCTGCAGGGGGGCAGCGACGCCGAGGTGAAGGGGATGCTGCGCATGACCTGCTCCACCGCCTATGGCGAGCAGTTCGTCATGCCGCTGATCAACGACCTCATGGAGCGGCACCCCCAGTTGAGCATCGAGGTCGAGTTGACCAACCGGCAGCTCGATCTGGTGCAAGAGGGCTATGATCTGGCGATCCGCCTTGGCCGGCTCAGCGAATCGAGTATGGTGGCGACGCGCATCGCCCCGCGCGTGATGCATCTTTGCGCCTCACCGGCCTATCTGGAGCGTCACGGCGTTCCCCACGGTCTGGCGACTCTCGCCTCGCATCAATGCCTGATCGGCACCTCCGACCATTGGCTGTTCGATGACAACGGACAGGATTGGCTGTTCCGTCCGCGCGGCCGCTGGCGCTGCAACAGCGGCTTCTCGGTGCTCGATGCCGCGCTGCGCGGATTCGGGTTGTGCCAATTGCCGGATTACTACGTGCGGGGGCCGGTGGCGGAAGGGCGGCTGGTCTCCCTGCTGGATCGCCACCGCCCACCCAACACCGCGGTTTGGGCCGTCTATCCGCAAAAGCGCCATGTGCCGTCCAAGGTGCATGCGGCGATCCGGCATCTGAAGGAGGGGCTGGCACGGCGGGCGGAATATCGCTGA
- a CDS encoding imelysin family protein translates to MRRRIVLGLMSAAAAVAALLPRTPAFAARRSDKDSEFLAGMVRTHALPRFDALVAASAAYADTLDRFAAGPTAVGLEEARTAHTRVTDAWAAVQHLRPGPLTVNLRADRMSFWPERAGVVQRQIGQILRDQDPKLLQPGALARQSAAVQGLTVLERLLFDENVTVESFTGSDAKRFRGLLAAAAARNVAAIATDARDGWKELEAPLAAGQATILGPTASEAVNTLYASAITAMQVIIDQKLMAPLGTGIEDAKPTVVEALRSGRALRNIVLNLEGLRALLMGEHGGPGFVSLLPPGEDGATARQAIDESFAAAIGAVEAVPGPLNKAVTDPAARKKADGALRLIKAARVEMLGTLAPQLDITLGFNELDGD, encoded by the coding sequence ATGCGACGCCGCATAGTGCTTGGACTGATGTCGGCCGCAGCCGCCGTGGCGGCTCTGCTGCCCCGGACCCCGGCCTTCGCCGCCCGCCGGTCGGACAAGGACAGCGAGTTCCTGGCCGGCATGGTCCGCACCCATGCCCTGCCCCGCTTCGACGCGCTGGTGGCCGCATCCGCGGCCTATGCGGACACGCTCGACCGCTTCGCCGCCGGTCCGACCGCCGTCGGCCTGGAAGAGGCGCGGACGGCCCACACCCGCGTCACCGACGCCTGGGCCGCGGTCCAGCATCTGCGGCCCGGTCCGCTGACCGTGAATCTGCGCGCCGACCGCATGTCCTTCTGGCCGGAGCGTGCGGGCGTGGTCCAGCGCCAGATCGGCCAGATCCTGCGCGACCAGGACCCGAAGCTGCTGCAGCCGGGGGCGCTGGCACGCCAGAGCGCCGCCGTGCAGGGACTGACCGTGCTGGAGAGGCTGCTGTTCGACGAGAACGTCACGGTGGAGAGCTTCACCGGCAGCGACGCCAAGCGCTTCCGTGGGCTGCTCGCCGCAGCCGCAGCCCGCAACGTCGCCGCCATCGCGACCGATGCGCGTGACGGCTGGAAAGAGCTGGAGGCTCCTCTGGCCGCCGGTCAGGCGACCATCCTTGGCCCCACCGCGTCGGAGGCCGTGAACACGCTCTACGCCTCCGCCATCACCGCCATGCAGGTGATCATCGACCAGAAGCTGATGGCCCCGCTCGGCACCGGCATCGAGGATGCCAAGCCGACGGTGGTCGAGGCCCTGCGCAGCGGCCGGGCGCTGCGCAACATCGTGCTGAACCTGGAAGGGCTGCGCGCCCTGCTGATGGGTGAGCATGGCGGGCCGGGTTTCGTCTCGCTGCTGCCGCCTGGAGAGGACGGGGCGACCGCCAGGCAGGCAATCGACGAGAGCTTCGCCGCCGCCATCGGCGCAGTGGAGGCGGTGCCCGGTCCGCTGAACAAGGCGGTGACCGATCCCGCCGCCCGCAAGAAGGCCGACGGCGCCCTCCGCCTGATCAAGGCGGCACGGGTGGAAATGCTGGGCACGCTCGCCCCGCAACTGGACATCACGCTGGGCTTCAACGAGCTGGATGGGGACTGA
- a CDS encoding S-(hydroxymethyl)glutathione dehydrogenase/class III alcohol dehydrogenase, translating into MVLSRAAVAWEANRPLEIEEVEVAAPKAGEVMVRIVATGVCHTDAYTLSGKDSEGVFPCILGHEGGGVVVEVGPGVTSVAVGDHVIPLYTPECGKCKFCLSGKTNLCQAIRATQGKGLMPDGTSRFSLKGKEIAHYMGTSTFSEYTVLPEIALAKINKAAPLEKVCLLGCGVTTGMGAVMNTAKVEPGSTVAIFGLGGIGLSAIIGATMAKASRIIGVDINPSKFEIAKQLGATDVINPMDYDRPIQEVLVELTDGGVDYSFECIGNVKVMRAALECCHKGWGESVIIGVAGAGEEISTRPFQLVTGRVWRGSAFGGVKGRSELPDYVERYLRGEFELDTFITHTMGLEDINHAFDLMHEGKSIRSVILYNQ; encoded by the coding sequence ATGGTCCTGTCGCGCGCCGCTGTCGCCTGGGAAGCCAACCGTCCGCTGGAGATCGAAGAGGTCGAGGTCGCGGCGCCCAAGGCTGGCGAGGTGATGGTCCGCATCGTCGCCACCGGCGTCTGCCATACCGACGCCTACACCCTGTCCGGCAAGGATTCCGAAGGCGTCTTCCCCTGCATCCTGGGCCATGAGGGCGGCGGCGTGGTGGTGGAGGTCGGCCCCGGCGTGACCTCCGTGGCGGTCGGCGACCATGTGATCCCGCTCTACACGCCGGAATGCGGCAAGTGCAAATTCTGCCTGTCCGGCAAGACCAACCTGTGCCAGGCGATCCGCGCCACCCAGGGCAAGGGCCTGATGCCGGACGGCACCAGCCGCTTCTCGCTGAAGGGCAAGGAGATCGCCCACTATATGGGCACCTCGACCTTCTCCGAATACACGGTTCTGCCGGAGATCGCGCTCGCCAAGATCAACAAGGCCGCACCGCTGGAGAAGGTCTGCCTGCTGGGTTGCGGCGTCACCACCGGCATGGGTGCGGTGATGAATACCGCAAAGGTGGAGCCGGGTTCCACGGTCGCCATCTTCGGCCTGGGCGGCATCGGCCTGTCGGCGATCATCGGCGCCACCATGGCGAAGGCCAGCCGCATCATCGGCGTCGACATCAACCCGTCGAAGTTCGAGATCGCCAAGCAGCTGGGCGCCACCGACGTCATCAACCCGATGGATTACGACCGTCCGATCCAGGAAGTCCTGGTCGAACTGACCGACGGCGGCGTCGATTACAGCTTCGAATGCATCGGCAACGTCAAGGTGATGCGGGCCGCCCTGGAATGCTGCCACAAGGGCTGGGGCGAGTCGGTGATCATCGGCGTCGCCGGCGCCGGCGAGGAGATTTCCACCCGTCCGTTCCAGCTGGTCACCGGCCGCGTCTGGCGGGGGTCGGCCTTCGGCGGCGTCAAGGGCCGTTCGGAGCTGCCGGACTATGTGGAGCGCTACCTGCGCGGCGAGTTCGAGCTGGACACCTTCATCACCCACACCATGGGGCTGGAGGACATCAACCACGCCTTCGACCTGATGCATGAGGGCAAGAGCATCCGCTCGGTCATCCTCTACAACCAGTAA
- a CDS encoding di-heme oxidoredictase family protein: MLEISLRGTATALFLLLAPAAQAADSLDNRIGEALFRRMWVAAPTATQAADGLGPLYNARSCATCHPRAGGGRPPDPAVEGDQGVGYAIKLNDDPVYGRQIQSNAILGQVIEGRPRVTYREEEVRFPDGETVRLRHPTPVVEDLGYGPLAQATVMSARVPPRVHGMGLLDRIPAEAIEAEAARQAASGAPVAGRVNHVTVDGKRQVGRFGWKAMHPTLDHQDAEAFSLDIGMSTPAYPEPWGDCTPAQTACRNAPHGDSKQFEGLEIPSTVIGLIDGYLRDLPPDGSLEAPKDKAGTRLFADTGCAACHRPSWRTGGDPAHPALSDRDIFPHSDMLLHDLGPALGDALPMGEARGSDWRTTPLWGLNRLAARDGQLSLLHDGRARSVTEAILWHGGEAEGAKERFMTLPAAERKRLVRYVLGL, encoded by the coding sequence TTGCTTGAGATTTCGCTCCGCGGCACAGCAACCGCGCTTTTTCTCCTTCTCGCTCCCGCCGCGCAGGCTGCCGACAGCCTCGACAACCGCATCGGCGAAGCTCTGTTCCGCCGCATGTGGGTGGCGGCGCCCACCGCGACCCAGGCGGCGGACGGTCTCGGCCCGCTCTACAACGCACGCTCCTGCGCCACCTGCCATCCGCGCGCCGGCGGCGGCAGGCCCCCCGACCCGGCGGTGGAGGGAGACCAGGGCGTCGGCTATGCGATCAAGCTGAACGACGACCCGGTCTATGGCCGGCAGATCCAGTCGAACGCCATCCTCGGCCAGGTGATCGAAGGACGTCCCCGCGTCACCTACCGGGAGGAGGAGGTGCGCTTCCCCGACGGCGAGACCGTCCGGCTGCGCCATCCCACGCCGGTGGTCGAGGATCTCGGTTATGGTCCGCTGGCGCAGGCGACGGTGATGTCCGCCCGCGTGCCACCTCGGGTGCATGGCATGGGCCTGCTCGACCGCATCCCCGCCGAGGCGATCGAGGCCGAGGCGGCGCGGCAGGCGGCCTCCGGCGCCCCGGTGGCCGGGCGTGTCAACCATGTGACGGTGGACGGCAAGCGTCAGGTCGGCCGTTTCGGCTGGAAGGCGATGCACCCCACGCTCGACCACCAGGATGCGGAAGCCTTCAGCCTCGACATCGGCATGTCGACCCCTGCCTATCCGGAGCCTTGGGGCGACTGCACCCCGGCTCAGACCGCCTGCCGCAACGCCCCCCACGGCGACTCCAAGCAGTTCGAGGGGCTGGAGATCCCCAGCACGGTGATCGGCCTGATCGACGGCTATCTGCGCGACCTGCCACCCGACGGCAGCCTGGAGGCGCCGAAGGACAAGGCCGGCACCAGGCTGTTCGCCGATACCGGCTGCGCCGCCTGCCACCGCCCATCCTGGCGCACGGGCGGGGATCCGGCGCATCCGGCCCTGTCCGACCGCGACATCTTCCCGCACAGCGACATGCTGCTGCATGATCTCGGTCCTGCCCTGGGCGACGCCTTGCCGATGGGCGAGGCACGCGGGAGCGACTGGCGCACCACGCCGCTGTGGGGGCTGAACCGGCTTGCGGCAAGGGATGGACAGCTGTCGCTGCTGCATGACGGGCGCGCCCGAAGCGTGACCGAAGCCATCCTCTGGCACGGTGGCGAGGCGGAGGGAGCGAAGGAACGCTTCATGACCCTTCCGGCGGCGGAGCGGAAACGGCTGGTGCGTTACGTGCTGGGTTTGTAA
- a CDS encoding PqiC family protein, with protein MPGWRAAAMALPLLVLAACQSTPDSRLYTLAVVPPATAAQTVRTAPQTLALGSLDLPMLIDRPQIVRRIDGNRVEALEFDRWAEPLADGLRSTLAGDLAARLPGVTVLSVAGSVVEEGTAVLAVTVLRFDADVGGRVVLDAQWTVSRAGAARKSGPSRETVEIPAAGAEPDALVRAMSQAVATFADRVAAGVRR; from the coding sequence GTGCCCGGATGGCGGGCTGCGGCGATGGCGCTGCCATTGCTGGTGCTGGCGGCCTGCCAGTCGACGCCGGACAGCCGGCTCTACACGCTGGCGGTCGTCCCGCCGGCAACGGCGGCGCAGACGGTCCGCACGGCGCCCCAAACCTTGGCATTGGGATCGTTGGACCTGCCGATGTTGATCGACCGGCCACAGATCGTCCGCCGCATCGACGGCAACCGGGTGGAGGCGCTGGAGTTCGACCGCTGGGCCGAGCCGCTGGCCGATGGACTGCGCTCCACCCTGGCCGGTGACCTCGCCGCGCGCCTGCCGGGCGTGACTGTCCTCTCGGTGGCCGGCAGCGTGGTTGAGGAGGGCACGGCGGTGCTGGCCGTCACCGTCCTGCGGTTCGATGCCGATGTCGGCGGACGGGTGGTGCTGGACGCGCAATGGACCGTGTCGCGGGCCGGCGCCGCGCGCAAGAGCGGCCCGTCGCGCGAGACGGTGGAGATCCCGGCCGCCGGCGCCGAGCCGGATGCCTTGGTACGGGCGATGAGCCAGGCGGTCGCGACCTTCGCCGACCGTGTCGCCGCCGGGGTGCGCCGCTGA
- the fghA gene encoding S-formylglutathione hydrolase — protein MTDPLTTLSETRVFGGRLKRVRHQSAAVDCDMTFAIFLPPQVEDGVKVPVFYWLSGLTCTDENFTQKAGAFRVAAELGLAIVAPDTSPRGDGVPGDPEGAWDFGLGAGFYVDATEEPWARHYRMHDYVTRELPALVEGNFPVSDRRSIAGHSMGGHGALVCALKHPGFYKAVSAFAPIVNPAAVPWGEKAFGRYLGPDRDRWLEWDACALIAKAPERLPILIDQGDGDGFLEAQLKPQALVAAADAAGHPVTLRMQPGYDHSYFFISTFIEDHLRHHAAALVG, from the coding sequence ATGACCGACCCCCTCACCACCCTGTCGGAAACCCGCGTCTTCGGCGGCCGGCTGAAGCGGGTGCGGCACCAGTCCGCGGCGGTGGATTGCGACATGACCTTCGCCATCTTCCTGCCGCCGCAGGTGGAGGACGGCGTCAAGGTGCCGGTCTTCTACTGGCTGTCGGGGCTGACCTGCACCGATGAGAATTTCACCCAGAAGGCCGGCGCCTTCCGCGTCGCCGCGGAGTTGGGTCTTGCCATCGTCGCCCCAGACACCAGCCCGCGGGGCGACGGGGTGCCGGGCGACCCAGAAGGTGCTTGGGATTTCGGCCTCGGTGCCGGCTTCTATGTCGATGCGACGGAGGAGCCGTGGGCCCGGCACTATCGCATGCACGATTATGTGACGCGGGAGCTGCCTGCGCTTGTCGAGGGCAACTTCCCTGTCAGCGACCGCCGCTCCATCGCCGGCCATTCGATGGGCGGGCATGGCGCGCTTGTCTGCGCGCTGAAGCATCCCGGCTTCTACAAGGCGGTCTCGGCCTTCGCCCCGATCGTCAACCCGGCGGCGGTGCCGTGGGGCGAGAAGGCGTTCGGCCGCTATCTGGGACCGGACCGGGACCGTTGGCTGGAGTGGGACGCCTGCGCACTGATCGCGAAGGCTCCGGAACGCCTGCCGATCCTGATCGACCAGGGCGACGGCGACGGCTTCCTGGAGGCTCAGCTGAAGCCGCAGGCGCTGGTCGCCGCGGCGGACGCGGCGGGGCATCCCGTGACCCTGCGCATGCAGCCGGGCTACGACCACAGCTATTTCTTCATCAGCACCTTCATCGAGGATCACCTGCGTCACCATGCGGCGGCGCTGGTGGGGTGA
- a CDS encoding DUF1513 domain-containing protein — MVGMGALDRRNILGLLAGGRLLGGGLLAMLTGKAHAAGNGAIYLNAYATAGAEPTFGVAALTDTGKLLFTTPTPGRAHGITPRPGMAEAVAFARRPGRWFQILSLTDGAPGPVVRAPDDRRFTGHGDYSADGRTLYVAEDDVPREEGAIGVYDATDNYRRVGAIPTHGLGPHELILMRDGTTLAVANGGVITHPDTGRAKLNLDSMDASLTYVEAATGRLLDKVRLPEEHSNLGIRHIALLDDGGIAFGTQDERPIGMLQPLTGAHRPGSGPVRLFDTPEDVLVRLQGYIGSVASDGRTVAASSPLGGIIGLWDAAGGTWLGSTALADGCGLAPNGEGYLATSGLGVIEPVSNTAEAGPERRAPDFRWDNHLTRRVV, encoded by the coding sequence ATGGTCGGGATGGGAGCGCTGGACCGCCGTAACATCCTCGGTCTGCTCGCCGGCGGGCGCCTGCTGGGTGGCGGTCTGCTCGCCATGCTGACGGGCAAGGCCCATGCCGCAGGCAACGGCGCGATCTATCTCAACGCCTATGCCACTGCCGGAGCCGAGCCGACCTTTGGCGTCGCCGCGCTGACCGATACCGGCAAGCTGCTGTTCACCACCCCCACCCCCGGCCGCGCCCACGGCATCACGCCGCGTCCCGGCATGGCCGAGGCGGTGGCGTTCGCCCGCCGGCCCGGCCGCTGGTTCCAGATCCTGTCTCTGACCGACGGCGCTCCGGGTCCGGTTGTGCGGGCGCCGGACGACCGCCGCTTCACCGGGCATGGCGATTATTCCGCCGACGGCCGAACCCTCTATGTCGCCGAGGACGATGTCCCGCGCGAGGAGGGGGCCATCGGCGTCTATGACGCCACCGACAATTACCGCCGCGTCGGCGCCATTCCCACCCACGGTCTCGGCCCGCACGAGTTGATTCTGATGCGGGACGGCACCACGCTGGCGGTTGCCAACGGCGGCGTCATCACCCACCCCGACACCGGCCGGGCCAAGCTGAACCTCGACAGCATGGACGCCTCGCTGACCTATGTGGAGGCGGCGACCGGCAGGTTGCTCGACAAGGTCCGCCTGCCGGAGGAGCACAGCAACCTCGGCATCCGCCACATCGCTCTGCTGGACGATGGCGGCATCGCATTCGGCACGCAGGACGAACGGCCCATCGGCATGCTGCAGCCCCTGACCGGCGCCCACCGCCCCGGCAGCGGGCCCGTCCGCCTGTTCGACACGCCCGAGGACGTGCTGGTGCGACTGCAGGGCTATATCGGCAGCGTCGCGTCGGACGGCCGGACCGTCGCCGCCAGTTCACCGCTGGGCGGGATCATCGGCCTGTGGGACGCCGCGGGCGGCACATGGCTGGGATCGACAGCGCTCGCCGATGGGTGTGGACTGGCGCCGAACGGCGAGGGCTATCTGGCGACCAGCGGGCTCGGCGTGATCGAGCCGGTGTCGAACACCGCCGAAGCAGGGCCGGAGCGCCGGGCGCCGGACTTCCGGTGGGACAACCACCTGACGCGGCGGGTGGTGTAA
- a CDS encoding multicopper oxidase family protein, protein MPHRLAAALSRRALLRAGGAAVAAAALGGTGAAATDGGALKTGLSGPAPVTSAGDLVEVELVAKQRLQRILPEPAEPSPLITYADSFPGPIIRMRKGQRLRATLVNGLDEHTSIHWHGIRLPNLEDGVPYLTQPPTRPGERHVYEFTPPDAGSFFFHPHCNTVELLGRGLAGVLIVEEPDAPKVDADLVCLVKDWQLDKSGKFGAFTTDRGASRAGTFGSVSTVNGAIDPVIEVPTNGDIRARLYNIDSTRVVDLRVEGAEAWIIAVDGNPLPPRPLDGWPMGPAMRIDVLFRAPARAGQTLRLTNVYSAEPKPLAIFRAVGPALPNKRFKPRALPASTIPEPDLKDAPVIPMAFSATAVAQSFDPAILAALPYADSLCLSQKTFWAVNQQSWPEGGHEHLPPPLVTLEKGRSYIFELANLTPHLHPIHIHGYTFKVLSSDGRKVVPHHADTVLLEPKERLRVAIKADNPGDWMFHCHIIEHQDTGMMGYIRVA, encoded by the coding sequence ATGCCGCACCGTCTCGCCGCAGCCCTGTCCCGCCGTGCCCTTCTACGCGCTGGGGGCGCTGCCGTCGCGGCGGCGGCGCTGGGCGGAACCGGCGCCGCCGCGACGGATGGCGGCGCCCTGAAGACCGGTTTGAGCGGACCGGCGCCCGTCACCTCCGCCGGCGATCTGGTCGAAGTGGAGCTGGTCGCGAAGCAGCGTCTTCAGCGCATCCTGCCGGAGCCCGCCGAACCGTCGCCGCTGATCACCTACGCCGACAGTTTTCCCGGTCCGATCATCCGCATGCGCAAGGGCCAGCGGCTGCGGGCGACCCTGGTCAACGGGTTGGACGAGCACACCTCGATCCACTGGCACGGCATCCGCCTGCCGAACCTGGAGGACGGCGTGCCCTACCTGACCCAGCCGCCGACCAGGCCCGGTGAGCGCCATGTCTATGAATTCACTCCGCCGGACGCCGGATCCTTCTTCTTTCATCCCCATTGCAACACGGTGGAGCTGCTGGGCCGCGGCCTTGCCGGGGTGCTGATCGTCGAGGAGCCGGACGCGCCCAAGGTCGACGCCGACCTCGTCTGTCTGGTCAAGGACTGGCAACTCGACAAATCCGGCAAGTTCGGTGCCTTCACCACCGATCGCGGCGCTTCGCGCGCCGGCACCTTCGGCAGCGTGTCGACGGTCAACGGCGCCATCGACCCGGTGATCGAGGTCCCCACCAACGGCGACATCCGCGCACGCCTCTACAACATCGACAGCACCCGCGTCGTCGATCTTCGGGTGGAGGGGGCGGAGGCGTGGATCATTGCGGTCGACGGCAACCCGCTGCCGCCCCGCCCGCTGGATGGCTGGCCGATGGGCCCGGCGATGCGCATCGACGTTCTGTTCCGCGCTCCCGCCAGGGCTGGCCAGACCCTGCGGCTGACCAACGTCTATTCCGCCGAGCCCAAGCCGCTCGCCATCTTCCGCGCCGTCGGCCCCGCCCTGCCCAACAAGCGCTTCAAGCCGCGCGCCCTGCCCGCCTCCACCATCCCGGAACCGGACCTGAAGGACGCGCCGGTCATTCCGATGGCTTTCTCCGCCACCGCGGTGGCGCAGAGCTTCGATCCAGCCATCCTGGCCGCGCTGCCCTATGCCGACTCGCTCTGCCTGTCACAGAAGACCTTCTGGGCGGTCAACCAGCAGAGCTGGCCGGAGGGTGGGCACGAGCATCTGCCCCCGCCGCTGGTCACGCTGGAGAAGGGCCGGAGCTACATCTTCGAGCTGGCCAACCTGACGCCGCACCTGCACCCGATCCACATCCACGGCTACACCTTCAAGGTGCTGTCGTCCGACGGCCGCAAGGTGGTGCCCCACCATGCCGACACCGTCCTGCTGGAGCCGAAGGAACGCCTGCGCGTGGCCATCAAGGCCGACAATCCGGGCGACTGGATGTTCCACTGCCACATCATCGAACATCAGGACACCGGCATGATGGGATACATCCGCGTTGCTTGA